Proteins co-encoded in one Lynx canadensis isolate LIC74 chromosome C1, mLynCan4.pri.v2, whole genome shotgun sequence genomic window:
- the RPS8 gene encoding 40S ribosomal protein S8, translating to MGISRDNWHKRRKTGGKRKPYHKKRKYELGRPAANTKIGPRRIHTVRVRGGNKKYRALRLDVGNFSWGSECCTRKTRIIDVVYNASNNELVRTKTLVKNCIVLIDSTPYRQWYESHYALPLGRKKGAKLTPEEEEILNKKRSKKIQKKYDERKKNAKISSLLEEQFQQGKLLACIASRPGQCGRADGYVLEGKELEFYLRKIKARKGK from the exons ATGG GCATCTCTCGGGACAACTGGCACAAGCGCCGCAAGACCGGGGGCAAGAGAAAGCCCTACCACAAGAAGCGGAAGTATGAGCTGGGACGCCCCGCTGCCAACACTAAG ATTGGCCCCCGCCGTATACACACAGTCCGGGTTCGGGGAGGCAATAAGAAGTACCGTGCCTTGAGGCTGGACGTGGGGAACTTCTCCTGGGGCTCTGAGT GTTGTACGCGCAAAACAAGGATTATTGATGTTGTCTACAATGCATCCAACAACGAACTGGTCCGCACCAAGACCTTGGTGAAGAACTGTATCGTGCTCATTGACAGCACACCGTACCGGCAGTGGTACGAGTCCCACTATGCACTGCCCCTGGGCCGCAAGAAGGGGGCCAAGCTG ACTCCCGAGGAGGAagagattttaaacaaaaaacgatcaaagaaaattcagaagaaatatgatgagaggaaaaagaatgcCAAAATAAGCAGTCTTCTGGAGGAGCAGTTCCAGCAGGGCAAACTTCTTG CATGCATCGCTTCAAGACCAGGCCAGTGTGGCCGAGCAGATGGCTATGTACTGGAGGGCAAGGAGCTAGAGTTCTATCTGAGGAAAATCAAAGCCCGGAAAGGCAAATAA
- the BEST4 gene encoding bestrophin-4 yields MTVSYTLKVAEARFGGFSGLLLRWRGSIYKLLYKEFLLFIALYALLSITYRLLLTQEQRHVYAQVARYCNRSADLIPLSFVLGFYVTLVVNRWWAQYTSIPLPDQLMCVISASVHGVDQHGRLLRRTLIRYANLASVLVLRSVSTRVLKRFPTMEHVVDAGFMSQEERKKFESLKSDFNKYWIPCVWFTNLAAQARRDGRIRDDIALCLLLEELNKYRAKCSMLFHYDWISIPLVYTQVVTIAVYSYFALSLVGRQFVEPEAGPAKPREPLEPGQEPASTLGDLDMYVPLTTLLQFFFYAGWLKVAEQIINPFGEDDDDFETNQLIDRNLQVSLLSVDDMYQNLPPAEKDLYWDEDSAQPPYTVATAAEALRPSFLGSTFNLRVSDDPEQNVQVDTSPVSARPLPAAQTPLLGHLFAAGAPSPAISLRTFGRVRGAPRTPHLLRLRAEEGGDPEAADRIEEASVGSGDEAGEP; encoded by the exons ATGACGGTTTCATACACCCTCAAAGTGGCGGAGGCTCGCTTCGGAGGCTTCTCTGGCTTGCTTCTCCGTTGGAGGGGAAGCATCTACAAGCTCCTCTACAAAGAGTTCCTCCTCTTCATCGCCCTGTATGCTCTGCTCAGCATCACTTACCG GTTGCTGCTGACCCAGGAGCAGAGGCATGTATATGCTCAGGTGGCCCGATACTGTAATCGTTCGGCAGATCTCATCCCCTTATCCTTTGTACTGG GTTTCTACGTGACCCTGGTGGTGAACCGCTGGTGGGCCCAGTATACAAGCATCCCGCTGCCAGACCAGCTGATGTGCGTCATCTCGGCCAGCGTGCACGGCGTAGACCAGCATGGCCGCCTGCTGCGCCGTACCCTCATCCGCTATGCCAACCTGGCGTCTGTGCTGGTGCTGCGCTCAGTCAGCACCCGCGTGCTCAAGCGTTTCCCCACTATGGAGCACGTGGTGGATGCAG GTTTCATGtcccaggaagagaggaaaaagtttGAGAGCCTGAAATCCGACTTCAACAAGTACTGGATCCCATGTGTCTGGTTTACTAACCTGGCGGCCCAGGCCCGGAGGGATGGGAGAATCCGTGATGACATTGCTCTCTGCCTGCTCCTGGAA GAGCTGAACAAGTACCGGGCCAAGTGCAGCATGCTATTCCACTATGACTGGATCAGCATACCTCTCGTCTACACCCAA GTGGTGACCATAGCCGTATACTCCTACTTTGCCCTCTCCCTGGTCGGCCGCCAGTTTgtggagccagaggcagggcctgCCAAACCTCGGGAGCCATTAGAGCCAGGCCAGGAGCCAGCGTCTACTCTGGGGGACCTGGACATGTATGTGCCTCTCACCACTCTGCTGCAGTTCTTCTTCTATGCTGGCTGGCTCAAG GTGGCTGAACAGATTATCAACCCCTTTGGGGAGGATGATGATGACTTTGAGACTAACCAGCTCATAGACCGCAACTTACAG GTGTCCCTGCTCTCCGTAGACGACATGTACCAGAACCTGCCTCCCGCCGAGAAGGACCTGTACTGGGACGAAGACTCAGCGCAGCCGCCTTACACGGTGGCCACGGCAGCAGAGGCTCTGCGGCCTTCCTTCCTGGGCTCCACCTTCAACCTTCG CGTGAGCGACGACCCCGAGCAGAACGTGCAGGTGGACACGTCCCCAGTGTCCGCTAGGCCGCTCCCGGCCGCGCAGACCCCGTTGCTCGGCCACTTGTTTGCCGCAGGAGCACCCTCGCCCGCGATCAGCCTCCGGACCTTTGGCCGCGTACGCGGAGCTCCCCGGACCCCTCATCTACTGCGCTTGCGAGCGGAGGAGGGCGGCGACCCCGAGGCCGCGGACCGCATTGAGGAGGCGTCGGTGGGGTCAGGGGACGAGGCCGGGGAGCCCTGA